In Bos taurus isolate L1 Dominette 01449 registration number 42190680 breed Hereford chromosome 17, ARS-UCD2.0, whole genome shotgun sequence, the genomic window GGCCTCAGACACAcaggcagagggggagggggctccagACGGCCCCACATCCAGGCACAGCCCTCCCTTGGCTCCCCGCCCCTGACCGCCGCTAGGCCTGGTCCTTTGCATGGGGCCTCTGGAGAGAAGAGGCCTGGGGGTGGGCATGCGGGTGTGCTGGGGCCTGCGATGACCTCCCCCCACGGTCCCCCCAGTCCCTCTACTTAGGGCCCATCCTGAAGTTCGGCACCAAGGAGCAGAAGCAGCGGTGGGTTGCTCCCTTCACTAGTGGTGACAAAATTGGCTGCTTTGCCCTCAGTGAACCAGGTACCACCTGGGACCGTGgctcacccacccccaccccgcccgggGTCCACCTTGCCTGAGCTGGGACGGAGGGACTTGGACCCCGCTGTCCCTTTGGCTTGGAGACAGCCAGGTGCCATGTCCCCGCACCTCTAGAGAGGGAGCTGGTGTGGCCCTCCAGCCCCTTCTCTCAGGAGCCAGACCCTGATTCCCTGCGCCTGGGTCTGGCTCACcagctgggggggtggggggcgcagaATGGGGGTGTTGCTTGGCAGGGCTGGGGGGTGCTTGGTGTGGGAAGTGTGAGCTTGGGTCCTGGGCGAGCTGGCGGCGGTGGACTCTGAGTCTGCGTGTGGGGCAGGGAACGGCAGCGACGCAGGGGCCGCGGCCACCACCGCGCGGGCAGACGGTGACTCGTGGGTCCTGAGTGGCACCAAGGCCTGGATCACCAACGCCTGGGAGGCCTCGGCCGTAGTGGTCTTCGCCAGCACCGACAGATCCTTGCATAACAAGGTGAGGGGCTCGCAAGGGAGGGGCGGCAAGCCGTTCAGTATGTCCAGCTGCATCTCTGTGGTCTGACCGAGCCGCTTGGGCTCTGGGGCTCTTGCCAGCCAACTCTTTCCGGCCCCGGGGCGGCGCTGTCCCGGGAGGAGCCAGCAGAGGACGTCACAGCGAGGTTCTGAGGGAGGTGGAAATTGGGGTGGCGACCCGAATGGGAGTCTTGGGTGGTTCGTCTGAGGGGCGTGGCCTCGGGCCGGTGAGCAAGTCAGGGGCGTGTCCCGGCCTCCAGGGCATCAGTGCCTTCCTGGTCCCCATGCCCACACCCGGCCTCACGCTGGGGAAGAAGGAAGACAAGCTGGGCATCCGGGCCTCGTCCACGGCCAACCTCATCTTCGAGGACTGTCGCATCCCCAAGGACAGCCTGCTGGGGGAGCCGGGGCTGGGCTTCAAGATCGCCATGGTGAGCCTGGCAGCGGGGGGCGGGGGTTCCCTAGGGTGAGGCCCTGGGGAACGGCTGGCCCCTGACAGGTGGGTCCTCACAGCAAACCCTGGACACGGGCCGCATCGGCATCgcctcccaggccctgggcaTTGCCCAGGCCGCCCTGGACTGTGCTGTGACCTACGCGGAGAACCGCAGTGCTTTCGGGGCGCCCCTCACCAAGCTGCAGGCCATCCAGGTAACAGACGCGCAGCCTTGCCTGGACGCCAGAGGGACGCGAGTTCGGcctttcctctctgcctcccagACGGCTTTCAGCCTCGGCTCCGTCCTCCGCCCTCCTCTGTCCCGCCcctcagggagaggggagggcggGCCTGCACCAACGGTGGGGCGGGTCTGGGTTGTTGCAGTTCAAGTTGGCGGACATGGCCCTCGCCCTGGAGAGTGCCCGGCTGCTGACCTGGCGCGCTGCCATGCTGAAGGACAACAAAAAGCCTTTCACCAAGGTGCCAGTGGGGCAGGGGTCTCCCCGGGCCCAGCCCAGAGCTTCTATGGCGGCAGAGGCACTGAGGGAGCCGTCTGGGCGGGGTTCCAGTTCCTTGAGCCTGTGGGTTTATCGCTCCAAGGGGCGGCTTCCCCAGGCCCGCCGTGTTGAACAGGCCAGGTGCTAAGAATTTCTGACGCCACCGTCCTCTGTGGTTAGGAGGCGGCAATGGCCAAGCTGGCTGCATCGGAGGCCGCAACTGCCATCACCCACCAGGTGAGAGTCCCCACTGCCTGGGTGAGCTCCCCAGGGTTGGGTAAGCGGGAGTGTGCCGGCTGCTTCTTCCTCCCCGCTGGCCCTTATGCGTGGATGGTCCTGCCCTGTCTTTCCCCCACGAGTTGGGGAGGGGGGGTTGGTCTTCCTTTCCTGAGCCCTCCCGTTCCCCTTCAGGCCATGCAGATCCTGGGCGGCATGGGCTACGTGAAGGAGATGCCAGCCGAGCGGCACTACCGCGACGCCCGCATCACCGAGATTTATGAAGGCACCAGTGAGATCCAGAGGCTCGTGGTCGCCGGGCACCTGCTCAAGAGCTACCGGAGCTGAGCCCTTTCTGGAGGGCTGACCGTGCCGGCCGAGGAGCCGAGCTGGCCGGAGGACCCTGGGAAAGGGGGAGGGAGTCACGTGGCCTTCCCACTGACTCCCCCGCTGCAGCCTGCGGGGCGGGGCCACGCCCCCTCTTGCCaggacccctcccacctcccaggccCAGGCTCCTGGGTGGGCCTGCTGCCCTCCGTTACCTCTCTCCACCCCAGAGCCGGCTTCCTAAGAGCGGAGGCTGGCTGCGACCTGGCCTGAGGATGCCCAtctccagctgtttcttgactttgTACCCTCTCCACCGTTGACCGTGCCTTATTTTCTTCATCTGGGGGCTTGGCCGTGGGAAGGGAGAAATGATTCCCCCGGGGACTCCCCGAATTCTGTCCTGTGGGTCCTGGCGCTCAGCAGGAGACCCAGCGTCTGCCGTTTCCTCTGAGTTCAGGGTCTGGAGGAGTGGGTTGGAGGCCCGAACGACCACATCTCGACGCAGAAGTTGTGTTCTCTGAGGCCTTCGCCGCCTTGGGGCTGGGTCGTTATGGAAGCCTTCCTGCGCACCGATAACCTTTGTAAAGTATAAATGAGTACAGGTGAGGGGTCTGACTTGTGCTTTGGGACAATTATATGTGGGAACCGAGTAATAAAGGATACCTGTCCCCTGACCTGTGTGTCCTTGCCTGAGTGCTGCTGCTGGGGAGGGAACGATGGTCTTTTAGCCTGCTCTCTACAAACCCCCAcactgtgtgagtgtgtgtgtgtaagagagacggggtggggggcggggggcgggctgAATCGAACcagagactcctgcattgcaggcagattcattaccgtctgagccactagggaagcgcAAAGTTTTGGAGAGAGAGATTAATCATAAACTCAGCAAGGAAACGGGTTTTAGGAGGGTTGGGTTTCCAGTCCCTGTGCTGTGGGGCTGGCGTTGGAACGGAAGAACCTCTGTGGGGTCCGGGGGAGCACGCGACGATCACCGCTGTGGCCCAAggcagagaagagagtggagctgctggagaagacagaaaaggggggtggggtgggggtgagaagaGCCCGCAAAGAGAGCTTCAGAGGAGGTGGGGACAGCCCTCCGCCGCCGAGCGGGAAGGGCTGAGACTTACACTTGAGGTCTCTGGAGGGCAGAGGGAATGGGGACATGATCCATTTGGAGCCACCATGCAGTGGGCGCCCAACCACGCGGGCTCTCGCCGCGCGCGGTTTCCGTGCAGGTTTGGGAGGCAGCCTCCAGCCCGCCGACCCCGGGCGCCCAGGGCCGGCCTTGCTTTTGACCTTCGGGCAGAGCCCGAGCCGAGGCTCCTGCAGGAGAGAGCGGCTCTCTGGGCACACGTTccttgggggcggggcggggcaccTGGTCCAGGTGCgcgggatggaggagcctggcagtgctGGGCCGGGAGACGCAGCGGCGGCGGCGTGTTTCCCCCGCTGCGCAGGCGGGCGGGGCGTGAGTGGTAACAGGTGCGCGATCCCGGGATCCCGAGATGCCCAGGCGCACGGATGCGGCCGCGAGGAGCGCGCGGACCGCTTCGCTGCCGCCTCGGCGTCTGCGGAGCTGCACCTCCTCCTACTCCAGGTAAGCGGCCAGCGCACCCCTCTGCGGGGCTCTGGGTTGGGATGGCAAGCTGAAGGTGCGGGGAACAGCCTGGGATTCAGGGCTCCTGCCCCGGAGCAGCCAcggttgagccacctgggaggctggGAAAGGACGGTCTCTCCCCGACTCAGTGACTGGGGCACCACAGGCGTCCAGATGACACCACGACGCCGCCAACGAGGCAGCCCTGGCTCCTGGCCCCTGTGAGGGTGTGGGGACAGGCACGAGGTTGAGGCGGTCTCTGGGCCTTTCCTCCAGGCAGTGGTGGAGTGTGAGGGGGCTTTGAGGTTCACAGGGGAACAGAGGGGGCCCAACCTGAGCCCCGGTCCCAGGCGGGACGCCAGGCTaggaacctgcttctcctgctctGGACTCTGGCCCCTCCTGGCCTGGCATCAAGCCCGCCTGGCCTACCTGCTGAAATGGCTCCAGACCTTGAAGggccaggcagccagagccacAGAGCTCctgcagggcacagggctgggccagcagagtcagccccacctgggaagtatGCTGATTTGTCCAGTGGCCACCCCAGCTGACCGTGTTCTTCTCAGATGGGGCTGGGAAGAACCTCAGCGACAGGGCCAGATAGAGCCATACCACCCTCCATTGCGCAGGTGAAAAGCCAGGGTCTCTGAGCCAACGTCCAGGAGTGTATGCACTCCTGGGCTTCCAAAAGCTCTCACAGGTCTCGGGTCTCCCTTtccagttgggggtgggggaaggcggaagtcagttcagtcactcagtcgtatccgactctttgcaaccccatggactgcagcacgccaggcttccctgtcggtcaccaactcccagaatttactcaaactcatgtccattgagtcagtgatgccatccaaccatcgtaccctctgtcatccccttctcctccctccttcaatctttcccagcatcagggtcttttccaaggagtcagctctttgcatcaggtggccaaagtattggagtttcagcttcaacatcagtccttccaatgaacacccaggactgatctcctttaggatggactggttggatctccttgcagtccaagggactctcaagagtcttctccaacaccacagttcaaaagcatcaattcttcggtgctcagctttctttatagtccaactctcacacccatacatgactactggaaaaactggctttgactaggcagacctttgttggcaaagtcatatctctgctttttaatatgctgtccaagttagtcataacttttcttccaaggagcaaacgtcttttaatttcatggctgcagtcaccatctgcagtgattttggagccccccaaaataaaggctgtcactatttccattgtttccccatctatttgccatgaagtgatgggaccagatgctatgatcttagttttctgaatgttgagttttaagccatctttttcactgtcctctttcactttcatcaagaggctctttagttcttcttcatatctgaggttattgatatttctcccagaaatcttgattccagcttgtggggAGAGTCAACCATGAACCCTCAGTTTTGAGCAGGGAGCAGGCCTTCCTTAGTGGAAGCTTCTGCAGCTCAGAACTGAATGTTGAAGTCCACGTGAGGTCCTCTTGAACCTGAACTACACAGGTGGGTTGCACACATGTCGCTGTGTGCCTCTCATTCTAGGATGGTTTCTCAGAgtgaatttgtttttttgtgaCATTGGCATTTTTGAAGTGTACAGAcaggttaatttttattttctttttgaattatgaaagcgtaacacatttacaggagacttggaaaatacagaacaggGTTACATAATAGTCCCACTGTATAttataggtatttttttttttaagtagatcaGGCTGGTTAATCTTGCAGACTgtgtatctgatgttattgatatttctcccagcaatcttgtttccagcttgaaatttatccagcccagcatttctcatgatatactctgcatagaagttaaataaacagggtgacaatatacagccttcacgtacctctttcccaattctgaaccagtctctccatgtccagttctaattattgcttcttgatctgcctacaggtttctcaggagacaggtcaggtggtttgttgtggtccacacagtcacagTCTTTAGCGTAGTCCgtgaagcagaaggagatgtttttctgggattcccttGTCTTTTTtaggatccagtggatgttggcaatttgatctctggttcctctgccttttctaaatccagcttgtacatctggaagttctcagttcacatactgttgaagcctagcttgaagggttttgagcattattttgc contains:
- the ACADS gene encoding short-chain specific acyl-CoA dehydrogenase, mitochondrial precursor (The RefSeq protein has 3 substitutions compared to this genomic sequence), producing MAATLLARACGLVRGAPWPWGWRRLHTVYQSVELPETHQMLRQTCRDFAEKELFPIAAQVDKEHRFPAAQVKKMGELGLMAMNVPEELSGAGLDYLAYSIAMEEISRGCASTGVIMSVNNSLYLGPILKFGTKEQKQQWVAPFTSGDKIGCFALSEPGNGSDAGAAATTARADGDSWVLSGTKAWITNAWEASAVVVFASTDRSLHNKGISAFLVPMPTPGLTLGKKEDKLGIRASSTANLIFEDRRIPKDSLLGEPGLGFKIAMQTLDTGRIGIASQALGIAQAALDCAVTYAENRSAFGAPLTKLQAIQFKLADMALALESARLLTWRAAMLKDNKKPFTKEAAMAKLAASEAATAITHQAMQILGGMGYVKEMPAERHYRDARITEIYEGTSEIQRLVVAGHLLKSYRS
- the ACADS gene encoding short-chain specific acyl-CoA dehydrogenase, mitochondrial isoform X1, giving the protein MAATLLARACGLVRGAPCPWGWRRLHTVYQSVELPETHQMLRQTCRDFAEKELFPIAAQVDKEHRFPAAQVKKMGELGLMAMNVPEELSGAGLDYLAYSIAMEEISRGCASTGVIMSVNNSLYLGPILKFGTKEQKQRWVAPFTSGDKIGCFALSEPGNGSDAGAAATTARADGDSWVLSGTKAWITNAWEASAVVVFASTDRSLHNKGISAFLVPMPTPGLTLGKKEDKLGIRASSTANLIFEDCRIPKDSLLGEPGLGFKIAMQTLDTGRIGIASQALGIAQAALDCAVTYAENRSAFGAPLTKLQAIQEAAMAKLAASEAATAITHQAMQILGGMGYVKEMPAERHYRDARITEIYEGTSEIQRLVVAGHLLKSYRS